Proteins co-encoded in one Amaranthus tricolor cultivar Red isolate AtriRed21 chromosome 7, ASM2621246v1, whole genome shotgun sequence genomic window:
- the LOC130817371 gene encoding tubulin alpha-5 chain produces MREIISIHIGQAGIQVGNSCWELYCLEHGIQPDGLMPSDSTIGVGHDAFNTFFSETSAGKHVPRAVFVDLEPTVIDEVRSGTYRQLFHPEQLISGKEDAANNFARGHYTVGKEIVDICLDRVRKLADNCTGLQGFLVFNAVGGGTGSGLGSLLLERLSVDYGKKSKLGFTIYPSPQVSTAVVEPYNSVLSTHSLLEHTDVAVLLDNEAIYDICRKSLDIERPTYTNLNRLISQIISSLTTSLRFDGAINVDITEFQTNLVPYPRIHFMLSSYAPVISAEKAYHEQLSVPEITNAVFEPSSMMAKCDPRHGKYMACCLMYRGDVVPKDVNAAVATIKTKRTVQFVDWCPTGFKCGINYQPPTVVPGGDLAKVQRAVCMISNNTAVAEVFSRIDHKFDLMYAKRAFVHWYVGEGMEEGEFSEAREDLAALEKDYEEVGAEGVDDEEDEDEY; encoded by the exons atgagaGAGATTATTAGCATACACATTGGTCAAGCAGGAATTCAAGTTGGAAATTCTTGCTGGGAACTTTATTGTCTTGAACATGGCATTCAACCTGATGGTTTGATGCCTAG TGACAGCACAATCGGTGTTGGGCATGACGCTTTTAACACCTTCTTTAGCGAAACTAGTGCTGGAAAGCATGTTCCCCGCGCTGTATTTGTCGATCTAGAACCTACTGTCATTGATGAGGTTCGTTCCGGAACCTATCGCCAGCTGTTTCATCCTGAACAGCTTATTTCTGGAAAGGAGGATGCTGCTAATAACTTTGCTAGGGGACATTATACTG TTGGAAAGGAAATCGTAGATATATGTCTTGACCGAGTCAGGAAACTAGCTGACAACTGCACTGGTTTACAAGGGTTCTTGGTCTTCAATGCTGTGGGTGGTGGTACTGGTTCTGGCTTGGGTTCCTTGTTGTTGGAACGCTTGTCTGTCGACTATGGAAAGAAGTCTAAGCTTGGATTTACCATTTATCCTTCACCTCAG GTATCCACAGCAGTTGTTGAACCTTACAACAGTGTTCTGTCCACCCATTCCCTGCTTGAACACACTGATGTTGCCGTGCTTTTGGATAATGAAGCTATCTATGATATCTGTCGCAAATCATTGGACATTGAGAGGCCAACCTATACCAACTTGAATCGTTTAATATCTCAGATAATATCATCATTGACAACTTCCTTGAGGTTTGACGGAGCCATAAATGTGGACATTACTGAGTTCCAAACGAACTTGGTACCCTATCCACGGATTCACTTCATGCTTTCTTCTTATGCCCCTGTTATCTCTGCTGAGAAAGCATATCATGAGCAGCTTTCCGTCCCTGAGATTACCAATGCCGTTTTTGAGCCCTCTAGCATGATGGCAAAGTGTGACCCAAGGCATGGAAAATACATGGCTTGCTGTCTTATGTATAGGGGAGATGTTGTGCCCAAGGATGTTAATGCTGCTGTTGCTACCATCAAAACCAAAAGGACCGTGCAGTTTGTTGACTG GTGTCCAACCGGATTTAAATGCGGTATCAACTATCAACCACCAACAGTTGTTCCAGGGGGTGATCTTGCCAAGGTGCAACGAGCTGTGTGCATGATAAGCAACAACACTGCCGTGGCAGAAGTTTTCTCGCGAATTGACCACAAATTTGATCTCATGTACGCCAAGAGGGCATTTGTTCACTGGTACGTTGGTGAAGGAATGGAAGAGGGAGAATTCTCTGAAGCTCGTGAAGATCTTGCTGCCCTTGAGAAAGATTACGAAGAAGTAGGAGCAGAAGGGGTTGACGATGAGGAAGATGAGGATGAATACTGA
- the LOC130817372 gene encoding ethylene-responsive transcription factor ERN1 yields MHTDSELKVKNRSRKGTKSNTKSKFVGVRQRPSGKWVAEIKNTSQKIRIWLGTFDTAEEAARAYDEAACLLRGSNTRTNFITSDNTNSALSRRIRNLVNQKKKLINSPQFGPTLHTTSSTDNVADSSLVINQTVNFTSQMVNGNEYLPDVTRQFDYSWAFPQQFPPPIPVDLGVFTATLPEAQQVNNANEVAMLEFERIKVERQISASLYAMNGVNDYLQSIFSARDSVDLPLTPAWDPPMFYHNFCLG; encoded by the coding sequence ATGCATACAGATAGCGAACTTAAAGTTAAGAATAGAAGTCGAAAGGGAACCAAATCGAACACTAAGAGCAAGTTTGTAGGGGTGAGGCAGAGACCTTCGGGAAAATGGGTTGCTGAAATAAAAAACACGAGTCAAAAGATAAGGATATGGCTTGGAACATTCGACACAGCCGAAGAGGCTGCTCGTGCTTACGATGAAGCTGCTTGTCTCCTTCGTGGTTCAAACACACGAACCAATTTTATCACTTCCGATAACACCAACTCTGCCTTGTCACGCAGAATCAGAAACCTCGTTAACCAGAAAAAGAAACTCATCAATAGCCCCCAGTTCGGCCCAACTCTTCATACTACCTCTTCAACTGATAATGTTGCTGATTCTAGCTTGGTTATCAACCAAACTGTCAATTTTACCAGCCAAATGGTTAATGGGAATGAATACCTGCCTGATGTGACTCGACAATTTGATTACTCTTGGGCATTTCCGCAGCAATTTCCTCCTCCAATTCCTGTCGATTTGGGGGTATTTACGGCAACATTGCCAGAGGCTCAACAGGTGAACAATGCAAATGAGGTAGCGATGCTTGAATTCGAGCGTATCAAGGTAGAGCGACAGATATCAGCATCATTGTATGCCATGAATGGAGTGAATGATTATCTGCAGAGCATTTTTAGTGCTCGCGACTCTGTTGATCTTCCTTTAACTCCTGCCTGGGATCCGCCAAtgttttatcataatttttgtcTTGGTTGA